Proteins encoded by one window of Zerene cesonia ecotype Mississippi chromosome 8, Zerene_cesonia_1.1, whole genome shotgun sequence:
- the LOC119828465 gene encoding pinin, with protein MGTEVALSFSTLRTQLENERNSLFKLDENIKKIVQTSGRYSNERYNPFGDHPRGGPRLGGRNSYTDTNKNEDQFFKRKHETKTVFSRLSAKTNDSDGEEEAPGPKRTRVSSAVCRELPTRAAVLRAQGDDEQARTRNRRIFGSLLGTLQKFKQEEIVLQTKEDKKAQVERKIEEQARQEKERELKERRVLFAEREHKKATIKALEAKMARVQEFEKWEESQRNLGNFILTKAKPHVYWLPKKMSEKATEKLTSSRKYHEKCMAKKRQELQEELQRIEQRCLRQKPGAKENDPQHDDVPSVQQVHEIEENGNKKRDKFAMDADDKDDSDADDRHDDKNVEQEPAPEPEENKMDTSTEHTEQNNTVPENTDDISQPEPKLDVEEKTIDSEDPEHS; from the exons atgggGACAGAAGTGGCGTTATCATTTAGTACTTTACGTACGCAATTAGAAAATGAGCGAAATAGTTTATTCAAATtagatgaaaatataaagaaaatagtgCAAACATCAGGACGATATTCTAATGAAAG ATACAATCCTTTCGGTGATCATCCTAGAGGAGGACCTAGGCTAGGCGGCAGAAATTCTTATACAGACACAAATAAGAACGAAGACCAATTCTTTAAACGTAAACATGaaacaaaaactgtttttagCAG ATTATCAGCGAAAACCAATGATAGTGACGGAGAAGAAGAGGCACCAGGACCCAAAAGAACTCGGGTGTCCTCAGCAGTATGCCGTGAGCTCCCAACTAGAGCAGCTGTCCTGCGAGCTCAAGGGGATGATGAGCAAGCAAGGACTAGAAATAGGAGAATATTTGGTTCACTTCTTGGGACTCTTCAAAAATTCAAACAGGAAGAGATTGTGTTACAAACTaaa GAAGATAAAAAAGCCCAAGTGGAAAGAAAAATAGAGGAGCAAGCTCGgcaggaaaaggaaagggaaTTAAAAGAGAGGAGAGTGTTATTCGCTGAGCGGGAACACAAGAAAGCAACGATCAAAGCTCTAGAAGCTAAGATGGCGAGAGTGCAAGAGTTTGAAAAGTGGGAGGAATCTCAACGCAACCTCGGCAACTTCATTCTCACTAAGGCGAAGCCCCATGTGTATTGGCTACCTAAGAAAATGTCTGAGAAGGCAACGGAGAAGTTGACTTCTAGTAGAAAGTATCATGAAA AGTGCATGGCGAAGAAACGCCAAGAGCTGCAGGAGGAGTTGCAGCGGATAGAGCAGCGCTGTCTGCGGCAGAAGCCCGGGGCTAAGGAGAATGATCCGCAGCATGACGATGTGCCTTCCGTCCAGCAAGTTCAT GAAATTGAGGAAAATGGCAACAAGAAGAGAGACAAGTTCGCGATGGACGCAGATGACAAAGACGACAGCGATGCGGATGACAGACATGATGACAAGAATGTGGAGCAGGAACCGGCTCCCG AACCAgaagaaaacaaaatggaCACAAGTACAGAGCACACTGAGCAAAATAACACTGTACCAGAGAATACTGATGACATATCGCAACCAGAGCCCAAACTCGACGTAGAAGAGAAAACAATAGATTCGGAAGACCCAGAACATTCCTAA